The Spirosoma oryzicola region ATCGATTCCAACCAGTTTGACGATGTGATCGATGTGATCGGCAATGTCCGACAGGCTGGCCCGCTCCGACGCGTAGGCTTTCGAAACCGAATCGCTCTGAGCCGCAATGCGCGCTTCCAGTTCCGGCGTTGCTACTTTGCCAACCCGCGCCATACGAATCTTGGTTTTTGCGGCCCGGTGTGCATCGGACGGTTTTTTCAAATAGTCGCTCACAAAATTCACCTGAACAACGCCCCCTTTTGCCGCAATCGCCCGAATCATGTCGTCGGTCATGTTACGGGGAAAATCGCACAGTGCGCGGCAGTTTGAGTGCGAAGCGATAACGGGCGCTTTCGACAAGGCAAGAGCATCGTAGAAAGTACTGTCCGCTACGTGCGACACATCGATCAGGATACCGAGCCGATTCATTTCGACAACCACTTTCTTACCGAAATCACTTAATCCACCGTACATCGGTCCGTCGGGATCGGTAGACGAATCCCCAATGAGGTTGTTAGCAAAGTGCGTCAGCGTAATATAGCGAGCACCTAAATCATAATACGTTTTCAGCATCGACAGATCGTTACCCACCGGGTAGCCATTCTCCATACCGATAAAAACCGCTCGTTTGCCTGCTTTCTGAATTCGGTAGGCATCAGCCGGTGTTGACGCAAGTTCGGCCAGATTTGGGTATTTTTTCAGCGCCTGGTGAATCAGATCGAACTGATTCAGCGCATTACGCTTGGCTTCGGCATGGCCCGCGTCCGTACGGGGTCCCTGCGAGGTGTAGACCGCGAAAAACATCGCGTCCATCCCCCCCGCTTTCATGCGTGGGAAATCGATCTGCGACTGATCTTTTTTGGTATCATGGGTCACACCCACATCGAAACCGGGCCTTTGCATGTTGATGGGCGCGTCGGCATGGGTATCGAGTGTCAGGATACGCTGGTGAATTTTACGCGCTTTTTTCGCTAGTTTATCGTCGTCGATGGGCGGATGAGTGGCGAACGAATTGGCTATCAACAAAGTTGACAAAACAAGTGGAAGCATAACAGTCAGGTTGTAGAAGAGGGCATCACGCATTCGAAAACTACGCATTCGCTGATTCAATGTCAAACTTTCGTCCGAAACCCGCTGTTATCGCACTACCTTTGCCGTTTAGTTATTCCGAATAGCCGTTCTT contains the following coding sequences:
- a CDS encoding dipeptidase, whose amino-acid sequence is MLPLVLSTLLIANSFATHPPIDDDKLAKKARKIHQRILTLDTHADAPINMQRPGFDVGVTHDTKKDQSQIDFPRMKAGGMDAMFFAVYTSQGPRTDAGHAEAKRNALNQFDLIHQALKKYPNLAELASTPADAYRIQKAGKRAVFIGMENGYPVGNDLSMLKTYYDLGARYITLTHFANNLIGDSSTDPDGPMYGGLSDFGKKVVVEMNRLGILIDVSHVADSTFYDALALSKAPVIASHSNCRALCDFPRNMTDDMIRAIAAKGGVVQVNFVSDYLKKPSDAHRAAKTKIRMARVGKVATPELEARIAAQSDSVSKAYASERASLSDIADHIDHIVKLVGIDHVGIGSDFDGGGGVNGLEDVSQIENLTAELLRRQYSEADIAKIWGGNLLRVLGQAKVDLN